The stretch of DNA TTATGCTGCTTATGGAAATGTATTAGATATAGGTGGGCTAACCATGACAAATGGGGGAGAGTTGATTCGTTTAAAAAGTGCAGGTGGACAGACGCTTGATAGTGTGGATTATGATTTGTCTTGGTATCAAGATGGGAACAAAGATGATGGAGGCTGGACATTAGAGTTGATCAATCCCAATTTGATTTGCCAAGGAGCCAACAATTGGATTGCTTCAAATGATGCAGCAGGAGGGACACCAGGGCAGCAAAATTCAGTTTATAGTAATACGCCAGATACTCAAGGACCCAGTTTGATAGCTGCCGCTTTTGTTAATGCAACACAGGTATTGCTGAGTTTTGATGAACCTCTAGGGAGTAATGTAAGCACGGTAGCTAACTACACCTTGACTACTGCAACCGTTAATACTGCTGTTTTTACTCCTCCTAATCAAGTGACCTTAACATTGGCTAGCCCTATGGTTGACCAGACCAATTATATCGTAACAGTTAATGGATTAACAGACTGCTCTGGAAATAGTATCGCTACTAATACGGTAGATTCATTTGTTTATTATGAGGTACAAATGGCTGCTTATCATGATTTGATTATTACAGAAATACATGCCGATCCTTCTCCTGTAGTTGGACTGCCAGATGCAGAGTTTATAGAGCTTTATAATCGTAGTAATAAAACGATTGATTTAGCCAATTATACCTTGTTCGAATCTTCCAACCATAGTTTGCCAAGCCAAATTGTTTTACCAGGAACTTATGTGATTTTGTGTGCAGCTTCTAATCAAGCCAGTTTTGCGACTTACGGAACCGTTGTGCCAATGAATAGTTTAAGTTTGACCAATGGAGGGGAGTTGCTGATGTTATTAAATTCAAACGGGCTGACAGTAGACAGTCTAGTCTATGATGAAGATTGGTATCAAGATAATGCCAAAGACAATGGAGGCTGGTCTTTAGAGTTAATCAACCCCAATTTGTTGTGCAAAGGAGCAAGCAATTGGGTGGCTTCTAATGCTGTAAATGGTGGAACTCCAGGGCAGCAAAATTCGGTTTATACCAATGCAGTAGACAATACACCACCTGCTGTTGTCAGTACTCGCCAATATGGTTCTAATCAAATTTTAATTGAGTTTGACGATGTGCTGAATAAAACAATAGCTGGTTCGGCAGCTAATTATACAGTTGATAATGGTGCAGTTGTTATAACCGTGGTTTGCTTATCTGACCATCAAGTTATTCTGACTTTGGGAGCCAATATGGTAGACCAAACGGTTTATACCATCACGCTAAATAATTTAGAAGATTGTGTTGGCAATAGCATGGGAATTGGTACGACTTCTATGACTTATTATGAATCAGGAGCAGCAACGCACTATGACATTATCATTAATGAGATTATGGCAGATCCTAACCCGCCTGTAGGTTTGCCAGAAAAGGAATACGTTGAATTATACAATAGAAGCAATAAAACCTTTAATCTAGAACACTTTACCTTTACAGATGCTTCTTCAGTTGTGTCTACCTTGCCCTTTTTTATTTTACATCCTGGTGAATATGTGGTCATTTATAGTGCTGCCGACACCATCGGATTTTCTTCTTTTGGGCATGCTTTGGCACTGAGTTCTTTTCCTGATTTAAATACAAGTGATGAATTGATCTTGCAAGATCAATCAGGGGAAATAATTGATGCAGTAGCCTATGAATTGTCATGGTATCAAAATGCAGACAAGGACAATGGAGGTTGGTCAATAGAACGGATTAATCCAGATCGTCCTTGTGAAGCAGCGAGCAATTGGCGTGCTTCTGAAAATTTGTTAGGAGGAACACCTGCTGCTGCCAACTCTGTCTTGAATCAGACTCCTGATGTCCAATCTCCCGATGCTTTGCGAGCATTCCCATTGGGGGTAGATAGTGTACGAGTTTATTTTTCGGAGGCGATAGCGGATCTTGCTGGCGTTACGGTCGCCAATTATACCATAGATAATAACATTCAGGTAGTAACTGCTCGTTTGGAGCCTCCTTTTTATAATAGTGTGGTTTTAACATTGGATCAGCCTCTGATTTTGGGAACAACGTATACCATTACAATGGGGGTAGGATTAACGGATTGTATCGGAAATCCTATTGCCTTAAAAAATACAGCTCGTTTAGCTTTGCCTCAGGATATTCAGCCTGGAGATCTAATCCTGAACGAAGTCTTGTTTAATCCTGTAACCAGTGGAAAAGATTTTATAGAGTTATACAACAAATCTAATAAGGTTTTAAATACAGCCGATTTAGTGGTGTCCAATGCAGAAATCGTTGATGGAAATTTAGCCAATGCTACTTCTTTACAAACTCGCCCTATTGAGATAGATTGGTTGGTATTTCCCAATGAATATGTTGTTATTACAGCTGATGAGGATCAAGTAAAAGGGCAATACCAAACGCCTAATCCAACGCATTTTGTCGAAAATAATCTACCAACTTTTGACGATAAAGAGGGTCATGTATTTTTATATGCAGCTTACGACTCTACCTATGTTGATAGTCTTGGAAATCCACAAACAGCTTATCTTGCCAAAGTATTGGATTTATTTGATTACTCAGAAGATTTTCATTCTCCTTTAATTGATGACAAGAATGGGGTTTCCTTAGAACGAATTGATTTTGATGC from Aureispira anguillae encodes:
- a CDS encoding lamin tail domain-containing protein — its product is MRYLIILLLVTGVIQASFAQILQDDFSDGNFTTNPVWTGTTADFIVNGANELQTDNLGVSATSELSTAAAIQDSTFWEFYVRMGFNPSTSNYTRVYLQADNATLSNTANGYYLQIGASGSTDSIEIYRVDAGVSTKIFGGTNAAVANNPVLSMRIIRNQLGGWEVFADYTGGTTYLSEGTFTDATYTTGTHFGFLATYTTTRGDKFFFDNVYLSPLMVDVTAPSIDSIVAIGANQVDVYFDEVVELASANTSSNYSINNGVTVTNAVRDASNLMLVHLTTSTLTSALTNTITINGVEDLNNNSITNGTGNFVYYNIQSAAFQDIIINEIHADPSPVVGLPNGEFVELLNRSNKIIDLGGMFFNDGSDKALPSFLLFPDSIVVLTATANVGAYAAYGNVLDIGGLTMTNGGELIRLKSAGGQTLDSVDYDLSWYQDGNKDDGGWTLELINPNLICQGANNWIASNDAAGGTPGQQNSVYNNTPDTQGPNLLSANFLNSTTVQLIFDEQLDPITANTLGNYTIAGLSIVGANFMAADTVLLTVSTMTDQTTYTVVVNNVADCSGNPIVANSTANFTYVTIQSAAFQDIIINEIHADPSPVVGLPNGEFVELLNRSNKTIDLGGLILNDGSDHSIPSYILAPDSIVVLTATANVGAYAAYGNVLDIGGLTMTNGGELIRLKSAGGQTLDSVDYDLSWYQDGNKDDGGWTLELINPNLICQGANNWIASNDAAGGTPGQQNSVYSNTPDTQGPSLIAAAFVNATQVLLSFDEPLGSNVSTVANYTLTTATVNTAVFTPPNQVTLTLASPMVDQTNYIVTVNGLTDCSGNSIATNTVDSFVYYEVQMAAYHDLIITEIHADPSPVVGLPDAEFIELYNRSNKTIDLANYTLFESSNHSLPSQIVLPGTYVILCAASNQASFATYGTVVPMNSLSLTNGGELLMLLNSNGLTVDSLVYDEDWYQDNAKDNGGWSLELINPNLLCKGASNWVASNAVNGGTPGQQNSVYTNAVDNTPPAVVSTRQYGSNQILIEFDDVLNKTIAGSAANYTVDNGAVVITVVCLSDHQVILTLGANMVDQTVYTITLNNLEDCVGNSMGIGTTSMTYYESGAATHYDIIINEIMADPNPPVGLPEKEYVELYNRSNKTFNLEHFTFTDASSVVSTLPFFILHPGEYVVIYSAADTIGFSSFGHALALSSFPDLNTSDELILQDQSGEIIDAVAYELSWYQNADKDNGGWSIERINPDRPCEAASNWRASENLLGGTPAAANSVLNQTPDVQSPDALRAFPLGVDSVRVYFSEAIADLAGVTVANYTIDNNIQVVTARLEPPFYNSVVLTLDQPLILGTTYTITMGVGLTDCIGNPIALKNTARLALPQDIQPGDLILNEVLFNPVTSGKDFIELYNKSNKVLNTADLVVSNAEIVDGNLANATSLQTRPIEIDWLVFPNEYVVITADEDQVKGQYQTPNPTHFVENNLPTFDDKEGHVFLYAAYDSTYVDSLGNPQTAYLAKVLDLFDYSEDFHSPLIDDKNGVSLERIDFDAPTNDLNNWHSAATEVGYATPAYQNSSYLTNDILGNDLIELPTETVSPDGDGYEDFLLINYNVDDLGYIATIDVYDATGRLVRNLVNGELLAREGALQWDGTDNQGRKARVGIHLLAIEIFRPDGTVRRFKKTCVVAGRMD